A single region of the Vicia villosa cultivar HV-30 ecotype Madison, WI linkage group LG4, Vvil1.0, whole genome shotgun sequence genome encodes:
- the LOC131597127 gene encoding uncharacterized protein LOC131597127 → MEYFHRLLHKMQKNPDFKHHHKCKELQLTNITFVDDVLMFVRDDTQSVRMLLQVIQDFSCSTGMVVNPRKCKVYIGGADANTCLRINDLTTFQEATLPFKYMGIPMSSKRLDIHQFCPLIDRITSRITHWSSRLLSYAGKVQLVKSVCFSTANYWLQCLSLPKNVIQHINPSGQNLFGYCVLKILNGFLKC, encoded by the coding sequence ATGGAGTATTTCCACAGACTCCTCCATAAAATGCAAAAAAATCCTGATTTCAAACATCATCATAAATGTAAGGAGCTGCAACTCACCAATATCAcctttgttgatgatgttcttATGTTTGTTAGGGATGATACACAATCTGTTAGGATGCTGCTGCAAGTGATCCAGGATTTCTCTTGTTCAACTGGAATGGTGGTAAACCCAAGGAAATGCAAGGTTTACATTGGAGGTGCTGATGCTAACACTTGTCTTAGAATTAATGATTTGACTACTTTCCAAGAGGCCACTCTACCCTTCAAGTATATGGGTATTCCTATGTCAAGCAAGAGGTTAGATATTCACCAATTCTGTCCTTTAATTGATAGGATTACATCTAGAATTACCCATTGGAGTAGTAGACTTTTGAGCTATGCTGGGAAAGTACAGTTAGTAAAAAGTGTGTGTTTCTCTACTGCTAACTATTGGCTTCAATGCCTATCTCTACCTAAAAATGTCATTCAACATATAAAtccaagtggccaaaatctttttgggtattGTGTTTTAAAAATACTCAatgggtttttaaaatgttaa